In a genomic window of Phycodurus eques isolate BA_2022a chromosome 2, UOR_Pequ_1.1, whole genome shotgun sequence:
- the LOC133418204 gene encoding gastrula zinc finger protein XlCGF17.1-like, translating into MSAKRVKEEEWKEELCGEKEEKERQQLNRTDVGEEDLRPEKQEAATPHIKDEEQEGDIGKSPLTGVALKSEEDDGDRCAGPPSHSLSAPLSDSGDITSHSSNGEDDDEQQHSKGHADNKCDKTFDDELLLKAHTRSHTGEKTLTCSVCGKRFIQKGDLTRHTRTHTGEKPFACSLCGKRFSSSKYLKLHTRTHTGEKPYTCSVCGKRFSTNTHLTRHAKTHTGDKPFACSICGRRFTQKVDLTRHTRTHTGEKPFPCSVCGKRFTMKKNLTIHTRIHTGEKPFACSICGKIFTQKPNLKTHTRTHAGEKPFSCGVCDKSFFQKHHLERHKCAGVNKYAQ; encoded by the coding sequence ACGTCGGTGAGGAAGATCTTCGCCCTGAGAAGCAGGAAGCGGCGACGCCGCACATTAAAGACGAAGAGCAGGAGGGTGACATCGGCAAGTCTCCACTGACTGGCGTcgctttgaagagtgaagaagaCGACGGAGACCGCTGCGCAGGACCCCCATCGCACAGCCTCTCGGCTCCACTCTCAGATAGTGGCGACATCACGTCACACTCTTCTAAtggtgaagatgatgatgaacaaCAACACTCCAAAGGTCACGCTGacaacaaatgtgacaaaacgTTTGACGACGAGTTGTTGTTGAAAGCACACACAAGAAGCCATACTGGAGAAAAAACTTtgacctgctcagtttgtggtaagaGGTTCATTCAGAAGGGAGATTtgacaagacacacaagaacacacaccggtgaaaaaccttttgcctgctcactttgtggtaaaagattctcttcCAGCAAATACTTAAAATTGcacacaaggacacacacaggagaaaaaccttatACCTGCTCCGTTTGTGGTAAACGATTCTcaacaaatacacatttaacaagacacgcaaaaacacacactggagataAACCATTTGCTTGCTCCATATGTGGCagaagattcactcagaaggtaGATTTAACAAGAcacaccagaacacacaccggcgagaaaccttttccctgcTCCGTTTGTGGTAAACGATTCACGATGAAGAAAAATTTAACAATACACACGAGAATACACACcggcgagaaaccttttgcttgctcGATATGTGGGAAAATTTTTACTCAAAAGCCGAATTTAAAAacgcacacaagaacacacgcTGGAGAGAAACCATTCAGTTGCGGCGTGTGTGATAAAAGTTTTTTCCAGAAGCATCATCTTGAACGACACAAGTGTGCCGGGGTCAATAAATATGCGCAATAA
- the LOC133418153 gene encoding gastrula zinc finger protein XlCGF17.1-like isoform X1: protein MCARTTAKCKGELCGGKEENERQQIGSHAADVCEDLRPEQQAPESLHIKEEEETLQPPSIKEEVLEPHHIKDEEQEDEITKFPLTGVLLKREDDDEDHHRGSQSDNLLAPLSDSDNITSHSSDEDDDDDDNGDDYDDEQHSKDDICDTDNKFIQCSHCDKTFDKKSLLKAHTRTHTGEKPYVCSVCGQRFSRKIHLTNHTRTHTGDKPFTCAACGQRFSIKANLIRHTRTHDGEKPFTCSICGRRFTQNGDLRIHARTHTDEKPFSCSICGKRFTVKKNLTRHTRTHTGEKPFACSVCGKMFNRKTNLTTHTRTHAGEKPFSCSVCEKKFFRKYQLKKHKCASEKSSCQ from the exons ATGTGCGCAAGAACGACGGCAAAGTGCAAGGGGGAACTTTGTGGGGGCAAAGAGGAGAACGAGCGACAACAAATCGGGTCCCACGCAGCAG ATGTCTGTGAAGATCTTCGTCCTGAGCAGCAGGCGCCAGAGTCCctccacatcaaagaggaagaggagacacTACAGCCTCCTTCCATTAAAGAAGAGGTGCTGGAGCCCCATCACATTAAAGACGAAGAGCAGGAGGACGAAATCACCAAGTTTCCATTGACTGGTGTCCTTCTAAAGcgtgaagatgatgatgaagaccACCACAGAGGAAGCCAATCGGACAACCTCTTGGCTCCACTCTCAGATAGTGACAACATAACGTCACACTCTTCTgacgaagatgatgatgatgatgataatggtgatgattatgatgatgaacAACACTCGAAAGATGATATATGCGACACTGACAACAAATTCATCCAGTGTTCTCACTGtgacaaaacatttgacaaaaaatcaTTGTTGAAAGCACATACAAGAACgcatactggagagaaaccttatgtttgctcagtttgcggtcaaagattctctcgaaaaatacatttgacaaatcacacaagaacacacactggagataAACCATTTACCTGCGCAgcttgtggtcaaagattttctatTAAGGCAAATCTGATCaggcacacaagaacacatgatggagagaaaccttttactTGCTCAATTTGTGGTCGACGATTTACTCAGAATGGAGATTTAAGAATACatgcaagaacacacactgatgagaaaccattttcctgctcaatttgtggtaaaagattcactgTGAAGAAAAAtttaacaagacacacaagaacacacactggtgagaaaccttttgcttgctcagtttgtgggaaaATGTTTAACAGAAAGACAAATTTAACAACGCACACAAGAACGCACGCTGGAGAGAAACCATTCAGTTGCAGtgtatgtgaaaaaaaattctttcgAAAGTATCAGCTGAAGAAACACAAGTGCGCTAGTGAGAAGAGCAGCTGTCAATAA
- the LOC133418153 gene encoding uncharacterized protein LOC133418153 isoform X2 produces the protein MCARTTAKCKGELCGGKEENERQQIGSHAADVCEDLRPEQQAPESLHIKEEEETLQPPSIKEEVLEPHHIKDEEQEDEITKFPLTGVLLKREDDDEDHHRGSQSDNLLAPLSDSDNITSHSSDEDDDDDDNELGRTWPGMRRNSSVA, from the exons ATGTGCGCAAGAACGACGGCAAAGTGCAAGGGGGAACTTTGTGGGGGCAAAGAGGAGAACGAGCGACAACAAATCGGGTCCCACGCAGCAG ATGTCTGTGAAGATCTTCGTCCTGAGCAGCAGGCGCCAGAGTCCctccacatcaaagaggaagaggagacacTACAGCCTCCTTCCATTAAAGAAGAGGTGCTGGAGCCCCATCACATTAAAGACGAAGAGCAGGAGGACGAAATCACCAAGTTTCCATTGACTGGTGTCCTTCTAAAGcgtgaagatgatgatgaagaccACCACAGAGGAAGCCAATCGGACAACCTCTTGGCTCCACTCTCAGATAGTGACAACATAACGTCACACTCTTCTgacgaagatgatgatgatgatgataatg AACTGGGCCGCACGTGGCCAGGGATGCGACGCAACTCATCTGTCGCATAG